CGGGGCGGGAAGGCCCGAGATGCCGCAACCGGAGTGGATCTACGGGCGGTCAGGAGCGCAGGTAGGACGCGCCGTTCAGGTCGACGATGGTGCCCGAGGCCCACTCCGCCTCCGGGGAAGCCAGCCAGTGCACCGCGGCGGCGATCTCCTCCGGCCGGGCCACCCGGTCGAACGGGCTCTGCGCCCGTACGGCCGCGCCCCGGGGCGACTTGAGATGTTCGTTGGTCAGGTCGGTCTCGACGAAGCCGGGCGCCACCGTCGCCACCGCGATGCCGTACGGGGCCAGCGCCACCGCGAGGGACTGGCCCATCGCGTTCATTCCCGCCTTGCTCGCCCCGTACGCCGGGTTGCCCGGCTCGCCGCGGAACGCCCCCCGGGACGAGACGTTGACGATCCGGCCGCCCCGGTCGCGCATGTGCTGGGCGGCGCACCAGGACGCGTTGGCCGCGCCGAGCAGGTTGGTGTCGACGATCTCCCGCCAGCGCTGCCGCCACTGCTCGTACGTAATCTCGAAGACCGGGTGCGGCGGATCCGCCGGGCCGAACACACCGGCGTTGTTGACCAGTACGTCCAGCCCGCCGAGCTGTTCGGCGGCCTCGTCCACCGCGGCCCGGACCGCGTCCGGGTCGGCCAGGTCGGCCCGGACCACGACGTGCCCGTCGCCGGGCAGCTCTGCCCGGAGCTGTTCGGCCAGGTCCGTCGAGTCGCGGTGGTGGATCGCCACCCGGTCGCCGCCGGCCGCGAACCTGCGCGCCACCGCGCGACCGATGCCGCGCGAGGCCCCCGTTACCAGTACCGCCCGAGAGTCCATTCGCCCATGATCCCGGAGGGTCGTGTTTCTGCCCTGGTCGGGGCAGGTCGCCGGTGGCTGGCGGTCGCGTCGCGACCTGCCGGGACGGGCCGGTGGGCCCACGCCGGCCACCTGCTGGACGGGCCGGTGGGCTCTGCCGGCCACCTGTCGGGCGGGCCGGCGGACCCACGCCGGTCACCTGTTGGATGGGCCAGTGGGGCAGGCCGGCGCCATGCCGGACGGGCTAGTGGGCCACACCGGTCACCTGTTGGACGGGCCGCTCGGCCACGCTGGCGACATGCCGGGACGCCGTCG
The nucleotide sequence above comes from Micromonospora pallida. Encoded proteins:
- a CDS encoding SDR family NAD(P)-dependent oxidoreductase; this encodes MDSRAVLVTGASRGIGRAVARRFAAGGDRVAIHHRDSTDLAEQLRAELPGDGHVVVRADLADPDAVRAAVDEAAEQLGGLDVLVNNAGVFGPADPPHPVFEITYEQWRQRWREIVDTNLLGAANASWCAAQHMRDRGGRIVNVSSRGAFRGEPGNPAYGASKAGMNAMGQSLAVALAPYGIAVATVAPGFVETDLTNEHLKSPRGAAVRAQSPFDRVARPEEIAAAVHWLASPEAEWASGTIVDLNGASYLRS